Genomic segment of bacterium:
GGGACCGGCTTCGACTTCAGTCGCGGAGACTACGGGCTCGATCGCGACTCGAGTCTCTACTACGTCCCCTTCGACCTGACGATCGACGTCGACTACTGGCGCTTCGTCGCGCGCGTCCCCTTCCTCTACTCCGACGGGGTCGTGGGCACCGCCGTGGTCGGCCCGACGGGGCTCGAGTCCGATCGCGTCTCCGGGCTCGGGGACTCGATCACGCAGGTCTCCCATCTCTTCGCGCCGTTGGGCGAGAGCCTTCCCTGGGTCGAGCTCGGCGGCCAGATCTCCTGGCCGACGCGCACGCGCGAGCCCCTCGGTCAGGGAGACTTCGCGTTCGCCGCGCAGATCGATGCCTTCCAGTCGTACGGCGACTGGACGCCCTTCGCGCGATTCGGCCGAAACTTCTACCTCGTCGGATCCCTCGACGACCGCTTCTACACGTCGGTCGGCGCGAGCTACGCCTGGAGCGACACGTTCGCCACCGGGCTCAGCTATGACTGGCTCGAGTCGGCCGCGTCGGGAGTCCGCGACGGGCACGAGATCGTCCCCTACCTCTCGGTCGACTTCGACGGAGGTTGGAATCTCGGCCCCTACGCGGTGGTCGGTCTTTCGTCCGGCTCGCCGGACTACGGGGTCGGTTTCTCGGTGGGTCTCCGGCGATGACCCCCGGTCGGGTCGGCGTGGAACGGGCGCGTTAACGTCGCTGCCCTACGCAGACTCCGCGCCTCCGCGGCGGCGATCCGTCGCCGTCGTCGCGCGACACCGGGAGGATCCCCCCATGAAGTTCGGAATCATGTTCGCGAACGCCGGCCCCTTCGGCGCGGCGGAAGGCCTCGTTCACCTCGCCCAGACGGCGGAGTCCGTCGGCGTCGAGTCGCTCTGGACCGTCGAGCACGTGATCGTGCCCAAGGGCTACGAGTCGAAGTACCCGTACAGCCCCGACGGCAAGATGCCCGGGACCGAGGAGAGCCCGATCCCGGATCCCTACGTGTGGATGGCCTACGCCGCTGCCGTCACGAAGACGATCAACCTGGCGAGCGGGATCATCATCCTTCCCCAGCGCCATCCCTTCTATGTGGCGAAGGAAGCCGCCACCCTCGACCAGCTCTCCGGCGGGCGACACATCCTCGGCGTCGGGGTCGGTTGGCTCGAGGAGGAGTTCGACGCGCTCAAGGTGCCCTTCGAGAAGCGCGGACCGATCACGGACGAGTCGATCCGGGCCCTGCGCGACCTCTGGTCGCCGGGGGCCTCGATGCACGAGGGCGACTACTACAAATGGGGCGAAGTCGAGTCGAACCCGAAGCCCGTGAACGGCAAGGTGCCGATCGTGATCGGGGGCCACACGAAGGTCGCGGCCCGACGCGCCGCCCGGCTCGGCGACGGCTTCTTCCCGGCCCGCGCCGACACGCTCGAGACCTGCCTGGCCGAGCTCAAGGCCGAATGCGAGAAGGTCGGTCGCGACCCCGGTGAGATCGAGATCACGACGGGCTCCACCCCGACACCGGACGAGATCAAGCGCCTCGAGGACATGGGCGTCTCCCGCTTCATCGTCCCGCCGCCCGGCTTCACGCCGGACCAGGTGACCGCGGGCCTCGAGAAGCTCGGCAACGAGCTCATCTCGAAGTTCTAGCGCCGAGGGAGACGCGCGAACGCACGTCGCGTACGCCGTCCGGCTCCGCCGGGCGGCGCTTCGCGTTCGGGCGTGCCAAAGTCCCGCGCGATGCCCGTCCTCGACGCCACGCAGCTCCGGAAATCCGTCGGGGATCGAACGCTCCTCGACGACGTGACGCTCACGATCCGTCGAGGCGAGAAGGTGGGTCTCGTCGGGCAGAACGGGTCGGGCAAGAGCAGCCTCGCGCGGGTGTTGGCCGGGATCGACGAGGTCGATGGGGGACGGATCGCGCGGCGACGCGACTCGACCGTCGGCTACCTCGCCCAGGAGCCCGTCTTCCCGGCGGGCGAACGCGTGCGGGACGTCGTCCTGGCGAGCCTCGTGACGTGGTCGGCGCTGCGTCGTCGCTTCGACGAGCTGACCACGGCGCTCGGCGAGACGGACGATCCGGACGAGCAGACGCGCCTCGCCGCCGAGCAGGCCGAGGTCGGCGAGGCCCTCGAACGGGAAGGCGGCTGGGAGCGGGAGCACGAAGCGGAAGCGACGCTCCTCCATCTCGGGATCGCCGATCCCGACCGGCTCGTCGAGACCCTCTCCGGCGGCGAGGCCCGCCGGGTCGCCCTCGCGCAGCTCCTCGTCTCGGCGCCGGACCTCGCGATCCTCGACGAGCCCACGAACCACCTCGACCTGGGCACGATCGAGTGGCTCGAAGAGCACCTGCGTGATCGCTTCGACGGCGCGGTCCTGCTGATCAGCCACGATCGTCACGTCCTCGACGCCGTGACGACGCGGACCCTCGAGATCCACGAGGGGCGGGTCGAGAGCTACGACGGGGGCTATGCCCGATACCTCGTCGCGAAGGCGGAGCGCGAGGCGCATGCGGAGCGCACCTGGCGCAACACGCGGAACTTCCTGCGTCGCGAGGTCGAGTGGCTACGGCGAATGCCGAAGGCGCGGGGGACCAAGCAGAAGGCCCGCGTCGCCCGCGCGGAGGCGGCCCTCGACGAGAAGGCACCGCAGGTCGAACGCCAGGCCGACCTCCGGATGCAGTCGGCGCGCCAGGGCAAGACCATCCTCGACCTGTCCGGGGTGGCCCTCGAGCGCGACGGGCGTCGACTCGTCTCCGGGATCGACCTGGCGCTTCGCCCCGGCGACCGGATCGGGATCGTCGGCCCGAACGGGTCGGGCAAGACGACGCTCCTGCTCGCGATCCTCGGTCGGCTCGAGATCGCCGAGGGAGAGATCGAGCGCGGGACGACGACGAAGATCGGCTACCTCGACCAGGCCCGGACCGAGCTCGACCCGAAGGCGACGGTCCGCGAGGCGGCGGTCGGGGACGCGAACGAGATCGTGATCGGCGAGGAGCGGCTCTCGATCGGGAGCTATCTCGAACGCTTCCTCTTCGACCACGCGGCCCAGCGTCGGAAGGTCGGCGAGCTGTCTGGCGGCGAACGCGCGCGGGTCTGTCTCGCGCGGCTGCTCTCGCAGAAGTGCAACCTGCTGCTGCTCGACGAGCCGACGAACGACCTCGACGTGATGACGCTCTCGGCGCTCGAGGGGATGCTCCTCGACTTCGGCGGGAGCCTGCTGCTGGTGAGCCACGATCGCTGGCTCCTCGACCGCGTCTCGACGGGGATCCTCGCGTTCGAGGAGGACCGACGCGTGGACCTCCACGCGGGCAGCTACTCCGACTACCGCGAACGTCGCGAGCGCGAGGAGGCGCGCGCCTCCTCGAAGACCGCGTCCGCGAGCGAGAAGCCGCGCGCCGCGGTGAAGCCGGAGCGCGAAGGGAAGCCGGCGAGGAAGGCGCGCAAGCTCACCCACGCGGAGCGGCGGGAGCTCGACGGCATGATGGAGGGGATCGAGGCCGCTGAGGCCGAGGTCGAGCGCGTCCAGACGAAGCTCGCGGATCCGGAGCTCTATCAGGGGGACGGAGAACGGGTCGCCGCGCTCCGGAGCGAACTCGAAGCGGCCGAGGCCGAGGTCCTGCGGCTCACCGAGCGCTGGGAAGAGCTCGAAGCGGTCGCAGAGGCTGCGGACGGGCGTTAGACGCGCTGGCCGCCCGCGACGAAGATGATCGCGGCGAGCAGGACGAGCAGCCCGACGAAGGTCAGGATTCCCCGCCGCGCGGAGGACTTCGCGCGCTCTTCGAGCCACCAGTTGCGCGGGCGCATGCCGCGCCAGGCGAAAGTCAGGATCGCGGCGAGGGTGACGGCGGTGATGTTGCTGGCCGCGAGGAGGAGCGCGTTCGCTGCGCCGGCCCAGTTGCCGGACGAGAAGAGCATCCCGCTCGCGACGGTTGGCGGGAGCAGGGCGACGGCGACCATCACGCCGGTCAGGTAGGTGGGCGCGCCGCTCGTGAAGGCGAGCGCGCCGGCGCAGCCGGCGGCGAGGGCGAGGATCAGATCCCAGATCCCGACCTGCGTCCGCGAAGCGAGCTCCGGCGTGGTCGGGTCGGCGCCCAGGGCGAAGCCCAGGAAGACGGCGAATACGAGGGTGAGCATGAAGCCCGCGCCCGCGGCGACGAGGGCACGACGCACGAGCGGGAAGTCGCCGAGCACGAGGCCGAGGGCGATCGCCATGTTCGGTCCGAGCAGGGGGGCGACGACCATCGCGCCGATCACGGCGGCGGTGTTGTCGTTGGCGAGGCCGACGCCGGCGACGATCGCGGCGAGCACGACGAGGGTCAGGTAGTGGCGGTGGAGCTTCGCGCCGTCGGCGATGTTCGCGTAGACCTCTTCGCGACTGACCGCCGCGGAGCGGACCCGTTCGGCCCGCGCGGGATGATGCGTCGCCGCTGGTCGCGGGATCACCGCGTCGAGGGGCTCGATCAGGACCATGAGACGCCCGCGATCCGCGAGGGTCTCGTGGAGCGCGTCGACGGCGCCCCCCGACTTCTCCGCGCCGATCACCGCGCGGACGACACTGCCGAAGCGGCCCCCGGCCTCGGTCCACGTCTGTTCCGCGCGATCCTGCAGGAGGTCTTCCGCTTCCGAGGCGAACTCCGAGGGGACGTGGGCTTCGAGGATCTTGAGGGCCATGCTTGCTCCGTTTCGTGCGCCCGGAGGGTAGGCCACCGCTTCCGTCGGGCCGCGCGCTCATCCTCCGAAGAGCCGACGAAGCCGGTAGTGCCGCCAGGCGAAGACCGCCCGGAAGACGAGCGCCTGGATCGGCTCCAGGATCGGGACCTTCGACTCGAACTCGAGCCGGTCGACGACGCGGGTTCCGGCGCCGTCGTCCTCGAAGGTGCGCTCGTGCTCCCATCGCTTCTGGGTAAGCATCGTCGATCGCTCGAGGAAGCGGCGGCCCGGCTCGAGCTCGATGAAGACGAGGTCGTCGTACTCGACCGGGATCAGTCCGAAGAGCAGGATCCAGCTGCGGCAGATCCGCTCGCCGAGAGTCACCGCCGTGAGGTCCTCGAGCTGCGGCGGGAACGTCATCCGCAGGAAGGGGCGGAACTCGCGATCGAGGTCCGAGGGTCGCGTCGCGTGACGCCAGACCGTGTCCCGGCTGGCAGCGACCCGACTCTCCGCGGTGAACGTCCGCACGGTCGCTTTAGGTGCCGGCGCGGGACATTCTCGGGATGTCCTTCCCGAGGAAGACCCGCGCGCCGAGGATCATCGGCGCGATCAGCCACGGCAGGTTGAACACCAGGTAGTAGAAGGTGTTCGGCGGCGGGTGCGGGCCCAGGAACGTCTGTGTGAAGTAGAAGAACATGTTCGTGATCGCCGCGCCCGAATAGAAGAGGCCGAGCGGGCGGAGCCACGCGCGCAGACGGAAGAGGCCGATCATCACAAAGAGGAGCGCCGGGGCCTGGAAGAGCCCGTCGAAGAGGGTCGCGGCGATCAGGTTCGGCGGCGGGTCGAGGTGGGCGGGTTCTTCGGCGACCGCCCAGTCGTGGAGCGCGCGGAGCGGCGGCCAGGGGCTGTCGGCGGAGACCGGAACGCCGAGCCCTTCCGGCAGGCTGAACAGGAAGCCGTAGAGCACGGAGATCGAGAAAAAGAGGGCTAGGCCCAGGTCGAGGGGTCGCTTGTGGATCGGTTTCACGTCCGTGTGTTCGTTCATGGCTTTGCACTCAGCTCCGTGTTTCCGCCTCGACCCACGTGGCGTACTCGGCGTTCACGTGGGCGACGGGGGTTCCGACGATGCTCGGCACGTCGTAGGGATGGAGTTCGCGGACCGCTTCGCAGAGCGCGTCGAAGAGATCGTCCCGGGTCTTCACCAGGAGGGGCGTCTCGTCCTCGGCTTCGATCTTGCCCTGCCAGTGATAGGTGCTCCAGATGCGGGGGAAGACGTTCGCGCAGGCGGCGAGCCGACCTTCGACGAGGGCGCTCCCGATCCGGCGCGCGGTCTCGTCGTCGGGGCAGTTGATCCAGACGTCGATCATGGGGCTCCCGCGTCGAAGGACGCTTCAGGCTCGCAGGGACGGCCTCAGGCTCGCAGATAGAGAAGCAGACGCGCGAACGAGAAGCAGCCGAGCGCGAACAACGTAATCAGCAGGACGAAGAAGGGCCAGAAGAAGCCGGCGGACGAGACGTTCCAGATCTGCAGCCCGCAGGTGAGGAGGCCGAGCGTGTTGATCGTGAGGAGCGTCGGGCTTCGCGCCGCTTGCGCGAGACCGATCGAGCGACCGACGGTGAGCATGCTCCGGACCCCGAAGAAGAGCATGGGGACGATCCCGACCGCGCTCCAGATCCGCCAGATCGTCGCGTCGTCGACCTGCGCGCTCTGGAGCGCGAGGGCGCCGAGGCTCATGAAGAGCGCCCCGAACGCGGTCGCGAGCAGGTTCACCAGGTTCAGTCGCTGGAGCTCGACGAGGTCCGTGACGCTCCGCTGGCCAACGGCGGTCACGACCCCCGCGAAGCCCGCGAGCCCGAGGGACGCCTCGACGATCAGCATGAGGACTTCGCTGGGA
This window contains:
- a CDS encoding divalent-cation tolerance protein CutA, with protein sequence MIDVWINCPDDETARRIGSALVEGRLAACANVFPRIWSTYHWQGKIEAEDETPLLVKTRDDLFDALCEAVRELHPYDVPSIVGTPVAHVNAEYATWVEAETRS
- a CDS encoding LLM class F420-dependent oxidoreductase; translation: MKFGIMFANAGPFGAAEGLVHLAQTAESVGVESLWTVEHVIVPKGYESKYPYSPDGKMPGTEESPIPDPYVWMAYAAAVTKTINLASGIIILPQRHPFYVAKEAATLDQLSGGRHILGVGVGWLEEEFDALKVPFEKRGPITDESIRALRDLWSPGASMHEGDYYKWGEVESNPKPVNGKVPIVIGGHTKVAARRAARLGDGFFPARADTLETCLAELKAECEKVGRDPGEIEITTGSTPTPDEIKRLEDMGVSRFIVPPPGFTPDQVTAGLEKLGNELISKF
- a CDS encoding TIGR00341 family protein; translation: MALKILEAHVPSEFASEAEDLLQDRAEQTWTEAGGRFGSVVRAVIGAEKSGGAVDALHETLADRGRLMVLIEPLDAVIPRPAATHHPARAERVRSAAVSREEVYANIADGAKLHRHYLTLVVLAAIVAGVGLANDNTAAVIGAMVVAPLLGPNMAIALGLVLGDFPLVRRALVAAGAGFMLTLVFAVFLGFALGADPTTPELASRTQVGIWDLILALAAGCAGALAFTSGAPTYLTGVMVAVALLPPTVASGMLFSSGNWAGAANALLLAASNITAVTLAAILTFAWRGMRPRNWWLEERAKSSARRGILTFVGLLVLLAAIIFVAGGQRV
- a CDS encoding ABC-F family ATP-binding cassette domain-containing protein, translated to MPKSRAMPVLDATQLRKSVGDRTLLDDVTLTIRRGEKVGLVGQNGSGKSSLARVLAGIDEVDGGRIARRRDSTVGYLAQEPVFPAGERVRDVVLASLVTWSALRRRFDELTTALGETDDPDEQTRLAAEQAEVGEALEREGGWEREHEAEATLLHLGIADPDRLVETLSGGEARRVALAQLLVSAPDLAILDEPTNHLDLGTIEWLEEHLRDRFDGAVLLISHDRHVLDAVTTRTLEIHEGRVESYDGGYARYLVAKAEREAHAERTWRNTRNFLRREVEWLRRMPKARGTKQKARVARAEAALDEKAPQVERQADLRMQSARQGKTILDLSGVALERDGRRLVSGIDLALRPGDRIGIVGPNGSGKTTLLLAILGRLEIAEGEIERGTTTKIGYLDQARTELDPKATVREAAVGDANEIVIGEERLSIGSYLERFLFDHAAQRRKVGELSGGERARVCLARLLSQKCNLLLLDEPTNDLDVMTLSALEGMLLDFGGSLLLVSHDRWLLDRVSTGILAFEEDRRVDLHAGSYSDYRERREREEARASSKTASASEKPRAAVKPEREGKPARKARKLTHAERRELDGMMEGIEAAEAEVERVQTKLADPELYQGDGERVAALRSELEAAEAEVLRLTERWEELEAVAEAADGR